The following coding sequences lie in one Musa acuminata AAA Group cultivar baxijiao chromosome BXJ1-8, Cavendish_Baxijiao_AAA, whole genome shotgun sequence genomic window:
- the LOC135680535 gene encoding CBL-interacting serine/threonine-protein kinase 11-like isoform X1, which translates to MILIKKITKFVLFFIYIYIYIYIIQLCTYESQDLSFHSHPPHAFPFSAFGADLAAKIDYEDTCEGSMAESSGGAPPAKVIFGKYELGRVLGRGASAKVYYARDISSGRSVAIKVFPKPSRPSSSGSASSSSSDSFIREISALRLLRHPHIVRLHEVLASRSSVYLVLELAKGGELISRVHDRGRLPDDLSRRLFHQLLSAVAYSHSRGVFHRDLKPENLLLDDAGDLKVSDFGFSAVSSFSEDYLLHTQCGTPGYVAPEILLSRKGTTGYDGAKADIWSCGVILFVLNAGYLPFNDRNLVSLYRKIHRGHHRCPRWTPPDLRRFISRLLDPNPVTRISVDGILRDPWFARGVDPEQLATMMRPQGSDAGLDDKPHRRRGGELNAFDLISFASGLDLSGLFVDAAWDRERFASVEPVDRILDRVEEVGREEGLVVRREGEKGSAAVIEGHKGEFVLTLQVHRLTGGTAVVEVEVGSGAYGSFWNEKLRPMLSGPLHVGGLG; encoded by the coding sequence atgatattgataaaaaaaattacaaaatttgttctcttctttatatatatatatatatatatatatataattcagttGTGTACATATGAATCCCAAGATTTGAGCTTCCACAGCCACCCACCACACGCCTTCCCTTTTTCTGCTTTTGGTGCCGATTTGGCAGCGAAGATAGACTACGAAGATACCTGCGAGGGAAGCATGGCGGAGTCCAGCGGTGGCGCACCGCCGGCGAAGGTCATTTTCGGCAAGTACGAGCTGGGCCGTGTCCTGGGCCGAGGCGCCTCCGCCAAAGTCTACTACGCGCGCGACATCTCCTCCGGCCGCAGCGTGGCCATCAAGGTCTTCCCGAAACCCAGCCGGCCCTCCAGCTCCggttccgcctcctcctcctcctctgactCCTTCATCCGCGAGATCTCCGCCCTCCGCCTCCTCCGCCACCCGCACATCGTCCGCCTCCACGAGGTGCTCGCCTCCCGCTCCAGTGTGTACCTCGTCCTCGAGCTCGCCAAGGGCGGCGAGCTCATCTCCCGCGTCCACGACCGGGGCCGCCTCCCGGACGACCTCTCCCGCCGGCTGTTCCACCAGCTCCTCTCCGCCGTCGCCTACTCCCACTCCCGCGGCGTCTTCCACCGGGACCTCAAGCCCGAGAACCTCCTCCTGGACGACGCTGGGGACCTCAAGGTCTCCGACTTCGGATTCTCCGCCGTCTCTTCCTTCTCCGAAGATTACCTCCTCCACACCCAATGCGGGACGCCGGGGTACGTGGCCCCGGAGATCCTCCTATCGAGGAAAGGGACGACGGGGTACGACGGAGCCAAGGCGGACATCTGGTCGTGCGGCGTCATCCTCTTCGTGCTCAACGCCGGCTACCTCCCCTTCAACGACCGCAACCTCGTGTCGCTCTACCGCAAGATCCACCGCGGCCACCACCGCTGCCCCCGTTGGACCCCGCCCGACCTCCGCCGCTTCATCTCCCGCCTCCTCGACCCCAACCCCGTAACCCGCATCTCCGTCGACGGCATCCTCCGCGACCCCTGGTTCGCCCGGGGCGTCGACCCCGAGCAGTTGGCGACCATGATGCGACCCCAGGGAAGCGACGCCGGCCTCGATGACAAGCCCCACCGTCGCCGCGGCGGAGAGCTCAACGCCTTCGACCTCATATCCTTCGCATCCGGGCTCGACCTCTCCGGCCTCTTCGTGGACGCGGCCTGGGACCGGGAGCGGTTCGCGtcggtcgagccggtggatcggataCTGGACCGGGTCGAGGAGGTGGGAAGGGAGGAAGGGTTGGTGGTGAGGAGGGAGGGCGAGAAGGGCTCGGCCGCAGTGATCGAGGGACACAAGGGGGAGTTCGTCCTGACGTTACAAGTTCACCGGTTGACCGGCGGCACGGCGGTGGTAGAGGTGGAGGTGGGCAGTGGAGCGTACGGAAGCTTCTGGAACGAGAAGCTGAGGCCCATGCTGAGTGGGCCACTTCACGTCGGCGGATTGGGCTGA